In one Corallococcus silvisoli genomic region, the following are encoded:
- a CDS encoding c-type cytochrome: protein MKRVARGTLLLGLLLAGVAKAGGPARAARTRATEGPGAALFRDRCQGCHVPRPAGTGDVLDAEKAEGPDLSYAGTRLRPEWVESWLQAPTRVRPAGWLPYRYVVPTAEGDRVDVARLPAHLALSAKDAREVAAHLGGLKRELNPYPIAEPHGAIRAQVHFSKLLPCGGCHQSGAGQGGVSGPELSTAGARLEREWMAAYIADPGYWLRSLMPRSDARSDQIAAIVDYLAQPPAAAAQAPVVKAEAWVAVETVPEPKRRAQRLYRLLCTQCHGVRGDGRGINARHLFVAPRNHRSAQEMGMLTRDSIITAIRSGGSAVGKSSLMPAWGAVLDRPDIELLADYVMTLSGGAAPSRGDLQP, encoded by the coding sequence ATGAAGCGCGTGGCGCGGGGGACGTTGCTGTTGGGGCTCTTGCTGGCGGGCGTCGCGAAGGCCGGGGGCCCGGCCCGCGCGGCGAGGACGCGGGCCACCGAGGGCCCGGGGGCGGCGCTGTTTCGCGACCGGTGCCAGGGCTGTCATGTCCCCCGGCCCGCCGGCACCGGCGACGTGTTGGACGCGGAGAAGGCCGAGGGGCCGGACCTGTCATACGCGGGCACGAGGCTGCGGCCGGAGTGGGTGGAGTCCTGGCTCCAGGCGCCCACCCGGGTGCGGCCCGCGGGCTGGCTCCCCTACCGCTACGTGGTGCCCACGGCGGAGGGGGACCGGGTGGACGTGGCCCGTCTGCCAGCGCATCTGGCGTTGTCCGCGAAGGACGCGCGGGAGGTGGCCGCGCATCTGGGAGGGCTCAAGCGGGAGCTCAACCCGTACCCCATCGCGGAGCCCCACGGCGCCATCCGCGCGCAGGTGCACTTCTCCAAGCTGTTGCCCTGCGGCGGCTGCCATCAGTCCGGGGCAGGGCAGGGCGGGGTGTCCGGACCGGAGCTGTCCACCGCCGGTGCTCGCCTGGAGCGCGAGTGGATGGCGGCGTACATCGCGGATCCGGGCTACTGGCTGCGCAGCCTGATGCCCCGGTCGGATGCGCGCAGCGATCAGATCGCCGCGATCGTCGACTACCTGGCCCAGCCCCCCGCCGCCGCCGCGCAGGCTCCGGTCGTGAAGGCGGAGGCGTGGGTGGCGGTGGAGACGGTGCCCGAGCCGAAGCGTCGCGCGCAGCGGCTGTACCGGCTCCTGTGCACGCAGTGCCACGGCGTGCGGGGCGACGGGCGCGGCATCAACGCGCGCCACCTCTTCGTGGCGCCGCGCAACCACCGCTCCGCGCAGGAGATGGGGATGCTCACGCGCGACAGCATCATCACCGCCATCCGCTCCGGCGGGAGCGCGGTGGGCAAGTCGTCCCTGATGCCCGCCTGGGGGGCCGTCCTGGACCGCCCGGACATCGAGCTGCTCGCGGACTACGTGATGACCTTGAGCGGAGGGGCCGCCCCTTCGCGAGGAGACCTCCAGCCATGA
- a CDS encoding beta-ketoacyl-[acyl-carrier-protein] synthase family protein codes for MNSNRRRVVITGVGPVSPVGVGRQAFWNGIREGRSGTVALTELPGGFPVETLRSRVAGRIPDALLPEDERRHTDRRSFLAELALDLALKDADLRSLHETRSALVLGNAVGAPIEVEAAFLRRERGELGAPSVAPPALLRQLSFHTVADELAARCGCEGLVLTVSTGCTASLDAISTAFDLVRTGVADVALAGSAEAPLTSMVFASFDVIGATTRRNDIPTAASRPFDRQRDGFVLAEGAALLVLEEREHARERGAPIYAEVTGFASSSNAYHMTQLAADGLSLAHCLRLALEDARLPPEAIDHVSAHGSSTPQNDLCETNAIKAVLGARSRAITVNSLKAMLGHALGASNALEVAACALSLRHQFHFPTINLDEPGPGCDLDYLAHAGRAAACGHLVKLSNGFSGIHSALVMAAV; via the coding sequence ATGAACTCGAACCGTCGTCGCGTCGTCATCACCGGGGTGGGGCCGGTCTCTCCGGTGGGAGTGGGCCGGCAGGCCTTCTGGAACGGCATCCGCGAGGGCCGCAGCGGGACGGTGGCCCTGACGGAGCTGCCGGGAGGCTTCCCGGTGGAGACGCTGCGCTCGCGGGTGGCGGGCCGCATTCCGGACGCGTTGCTGCCCGAGGATGAGCGGCGCCACACGGACCGCCGCTCGTTCCTGGCGGAGCTGGCGCTGGACCTCGCGCTGAAGGACGCGGACCTGCGAAGTCTGCATGAGACCCGCTCCGCGCTCGTCCTGGGCAACGCGGTGGGCGCGCCCATCGAAGTGGAGGCGGCCTTCCTGCGACGCGAGCGGGGGGAGCTCGGCGCGCCGTCCGTGGCGCCCCCGGCCCTGCTCCGGCAGCTCTCCTTCCACACCGTCGCGGACGAGCTGGCGGCCCGCTGTGGCTGCGAGGGGTTGGTGCTGACGGTGTCCACCGGGTGCACGGCCTCGCTGGATGCGATCTCCACGGCGTTCGACCTGGTGCGCACCGGCGTGGCGGACGTGGCCCTGGCGGGTTCAGCGGAGGCTCCGCTCACCTCCATGGTCTTCGCCTCCTTCGACGTCATTGGCGCCACCACCCGCCGCAACGACATTCCCACCGCCGCGTCCCGCCCCTTCGACCGCCAGCGGGACGGCTTCGTCCTGGCGGAGGGGGCGGCGCTGCTGGTGTTGGAGGAGCGGGAGCACGCCCGCGAGCGTGGGGCGCCCATCTACGCGGAGGTCACCGGCTTCGCGTCCTCGAGCAATGCCTACCACATGACCCAGCTGGCGGCGGATGGGCTGTCGTTGGCGCATTGCCTGCGGCTGGCATTGGAGGACGCGCGGTTGCCTCCGGAGGCCATCGACCATGTCAGCGCGCACGGCAGCTCCACGCCCCAGAACGACCTGTGTGAGACCAACGCCATCAAGGCCGTCCTGGGGGCGCGCTCCCGAGCCATCACCGTCAACTCGCTCAAGGCGATGCTGGGGCACGCGCTGGGGGCGTCCAACGCGCTGGAGGTGGCTGCCTGCGCGCTCTCCCTGCGCCACCAGTTCCATTTCCCCACCATCAACCTGGACGAGCCAGGACCGGGCTGTGACCTGGACTATCTGGCGCACGCGGGCCGCGCAGCGGCGTGCGGCCACCTGGTGAAGCTCAGCAATGGCTTCTCGGGCATCCACTCCGCCCTGGTCATGGCGGCGGTCTGA
- a CDS encoding multicopper oxidase family protein: MTAIAKALRLSCVALVLLWAGGPGHAQSQEELMEETLPPPSARLDLLRAKLKPRMENGQAVWEYELVVSERKLRLADGTMYKVWSFGGSIPGPTLVAREGDRVRIRLVNETSNPHSLHSHGLWVPHRMDGAPHPHPAGQSHEGMELPVWANPVPPGQSYTYEYIARPAGTHWYHCHVNTNEHLDRGMSGALIILPRTAEPAVDQDLVMLLDEWNRDYADMGTPGHPRDSGLYDIFTINGRSYPETESFHPRLGDVVRVRFINAGALSHSMHLHGHEFLVTHKDGQPLTDPALMDTVTLGPGERVDIVFVANNPGDWPLHCHSSPHVTNAGRYPGGMMAHFLVGPERFPKKGEGPVGPGIRSLRELWRASALRALKVDVEKGPAP, translated from the coding sequence ATGACAGCCATTGCCAAGGCCCTGCGGCTCTCCTGTGTCGCGCTGGTCCTGCTGTGGGCGGGAGGTCCGGGGCATGCCCAATCGCAGGAGGAGCTGATGGAGGAGACCCTGCCACCGCCTTCCGCCCGGCTGGACCTGCTGCGCGCGAAGCTGAAGCCGCGGATGGAGAACGGTCAGGCGGTCTGGGAATACGAGCTCGTCGTGAGCGAGCGCAAGCTGAGGCTGGCGGACGGCACGATGTACAAGGTCTGGTCCTTTGGCGGGAGCATCCCCGGGCCCACGCTGGTGGCGCGGGAAGGGGACCGGGTGCGGATCCGCCTGGTGAACGAGACCTCCAACCCGCACTCCCTCCACTCCCACGGCCTCTGGGTGCCGCACCGGATGGATGGCGCTCCCCATCCGCACCCCGCGGGGCAATCCCACGAAGGGATGGAGCTCCCCGTCTGGGCGAACCCCGTCCCGCCGGGCCAGAGCTACACCTACGAATACATCGCGCGGCCGGCGGGGACGCACTGGTACCACTGTCACGTCAACACCAACGAGCACCTGGACCGAGGCATGAGCGGGGCGCTCATCATCCTCCCCCGCACGGCCGAGCCCGCGGTGGACCAGGACCTGGTGATGCTGCTCGACGAGTGGAACCGCGACTACGCGGACATGGGCACGCCGGGGCATCCGCGCGACTCCGGGCTCTATGACATCTTCACCATCAATGGCCGCTCCTATCCGGAGACGGAGTCCTTCCATCCGCGCCTGGGGGACGTCGTGCGGGTGCGCTTCATCAACGCGGGAGCGCTGTCGCACTCCATGCACCTGCATGGGCATGAGTTCCTGGTGACGCACAAGGATGGACAGCCATTGACCGACCCGGCCCTGATGGACACGGTGACGCTGGGGCCAGGGGAGCGGGTGGACATCGTGTTCGTGGCGAACAATCCGGGGGACTGGCCGCTGCACTGTCATTCGTCCCCGCACGTCACGAACGCGGGGCGCTATCCGGGAGGGATGATGGCGCACTTCCTGGTGGGCCCCGAGCGCTTCCCGAAGAAGGGAGAAGGCCCGGTCGGGCCCGGCATCCGGAGCTTGCGAGAGCTCTGGCGCGCCTCGGCCCTGAGAGCCCTCAAGGTGGATGTGGAAAAGGGCCCGGCGCCCTGA
- a CDS encoding sigma 54-interacting transcriptional regulator, which produces MVGRSPEHRRVLEQLTKVAPTLTEVLITGPTGVGKERYARFLHEQSRQRGAFVAINCGALPAELLENELFGHVSGAFTGARLQSEGLVASAESGTLFLDEVDSLALVSQVKLLRFIQEREYRRLGENRTRRADVRIVAATNADLQDAVRRGIFRADLYFRLRVVPVRVPPLKERPSDILPLLRAFTEHYAEAYRLSRAEYSPRAVKWLQEYSWPGNARELENVVRYLTALQLGRLVEPEDIDLMDPESNRQEELPGMRLDLTFQRAKRDLIDHFERRYITEALRRHRGNISQAARASGKARRAFFELMRKHGIQGSELR; this is translated from the coding sequence ATGGTTGGTCGGAGTCCGGAGCATCGACGGGTGCTCGAGCAGTTGACGAAGGTCGCCCCCACCCTCACCGAGGTGTTGATTACCGGACCCACGGGCGTGGGCAAGGAGCGCTATGCGCGCTTCCTGCACGAGCAGAGCCGGCAGCGCGGTGCGTTCGTCGCCATCAATTGTGGGGCGCTGCCCGCGGAGCTGCTGGAGAACGAGCTGTTCGGCCACGTGTCGGGGGCCTTCACGGGGGCGCGCCTGCAAAGCGAGGGATTGGTCGCGAGCGCCGAGTCCGGGACGCTCTTCCTCGACGAGGTGGACTCCCTGGCGCTGGTGAGCCAGGTGAAGTTGCTGCGCTTCATCCAGGAGCGCGAGTACCGCAGGCTGGGGGAGAACAGGACGCGCAGGGCGGACGTGCGCATCGTGGCCGCGACCAACGCGGACCTGCAGGACGCCGTGCGCCGGGGAATCTTTCGCGCGGACCTCTACTTTCGTCTGCGCGTCGTGCCCGTGCGGGTGCCGCCCCTGAAGGAGCGGCCCTCCGACATCCTCCCCCTGCTGCGTGCCTTCACGGAACACTACGCGGAGGCCTACCGCCTCTCGCGGGCCGAATACTCGCCCCGCGCGGTGAAGTGGCTTCAGGAGTACTCCTGGCCGGGCAACGCGCGGGAGCTGGAGAACGTCGTTCGCTACCTCACCGCGCTTCAGCTGGGGAGGCTTGTCGAACCGGAGGACATCGACCTGATGGATCCGGAATCCAACAGGCAAGAGGAGTTGCCTGGAATGCGTCTGGATTTGACATTCCAGCGCGCCAAGCGCGACCTGATAGATCATTTTGAACGGCGCTACATCACCGAGGCGCTCCGCCGCCATCGAGGCAACATCTCTCAGGCCGCGAGGGCCAGTGGCAAGGCGCGGCGGGCCTTCTTCGAGCTCATGCGCAAACACGGCATCCAGGGCAGTGAGCTGCGCTGA
- a CDS encoding SRPBCC family protein has protein sequence MWIVGILGSLLGLVGIMAVVGAALPQDHVATRSIVLKQQPEVVWPVIADIAQWPSWNANLKRVERLPDREGRSVYLVEDSSGPIPSEVMQVAPPPGATLVTRIADPQLPFGGTWTWKAEPHAEGCRVSITENGSVTHPFYRFVSRFVMGHHRNMDAYLKELGRKFGESVQPT, from the coding sequence ATGTGGATTGTCGGCATCCTGGGTTCGCTGCTGGGGCTGGTTGGCATCATGGCTGTCGTTGGGGCAGCCCTTCCCCAGGACCATGTCGCCACGCGCAGCATTGTCCTGAAGCAGCAGCCGGAGGTGGTCTGGCCGGTGATCGCGGACATCGCGCAATGGCCTTCATGGAATGCCAATCTCAAACGCGTGGAGCGCCTGCCGGACAGGGAGGGCCGGTCGGTCTACCTGGTGGAGGACTCGAGCGGGCCCATCCCCTCCGAGGTGATGCAGGTGGCGCCTCCCCCTGGGGCGACGCTGGTCACGCGCATCGCGGATCCCCAGCTGCCGTTTGGCGGGACCTGGACCTGGAAGGCGGAGCCCCACGCCGAGGGGTGCCGGGTGTCCATCACGGAGAACGGTTCGGTGACCCATCCGTTCTACCGCTTCGTGTCGCGCTTCGTGATGGGGCATCACCGCAACATGGATGCGTATTTGAAGGAGCTGGGCCGCAAGTTCGGTGAATCGGTGCAGCCGACGTGA
- a CDS encoding DUF3052 family protein — MSFRGAFRFNIPVKNVLGVTVEQGTLKVSTAEGVASFALGPELTGKWAHKLKNPRSLLDKLGVKAGQKIATVGMKDEAFREQLTAKVGAAPSTRVGKDSDIIFFAVETASDLERLTALQQGLKRDGAIWVVRPKGKASRLTDGEVMGAAKASGLTVVKVAKFSETHTAEKLVIPVGLR; from the coding sequence TTGAGCTTCCGTGGCGCGTTTCGCTTCAACATCCCGGTGAAGAACGTGCTCGGGGTGACGGTGGAGCAGGGGACGCTGAAGGTGTCCACGGCGGAGGGCGTGGCGAGCTTCGCGCTGGGCCCGGAGCTCACCGGGAAGTGGGCCCACAAGCTGAAGAACCCGCGCAGCCTCCTGGACAAGCTGGGGGTCAAGGCGGGCCAGAAGATCGCGACCGTGGGGATGAAGGACGAGGCCTTCCGGGAGCAGCTCACCGCGAAGGTGGGCGCCGCCCCGTCCACGCGGGTGGGCAAGGACAGCGACATCATCTTCTTCGCGGTGGAGACGGCCTCCGACCTGGAGCGGCTGACGGCCCTTCAGCAGGGCCTCAAGCGTGATGGCGCCATCTGGGTCGTGCGGCCCAAGGGCAAGGCGTCGCGGCTCACCGACGGCGAGGTGATGGGCGCGGCGAAGGCCAGCGGGCTGACGGTGGTGAAGGTGGCGAAGTTCTCCGAGACGCACACCGCGGAGAAGCTGGTCATCCCGGTGGGCCTGCGCTGA
- a CDS encoding GspE/PulE/PilB domain-containing protein, which produces MAPPSRNRIADILVKARVIDELQLRSALASLDQWGGRVSRVVADLGLASEETITQAICQGLGMPRVQLGNLTKDAAALARVDVGLAEQKGVFPVQLKDNGKTLVLAMSDPTDLATLDQVAARSRARVIPMVAGDREIEHAILRHYRGQEPVEKKRFKPDTRQQQASDEFPEEEEFKVVDMSGKTVVKRISDIVDPNAAPPAAAAAPAARAAPAPAASAGSSASDILDEILAGGSPTSEWTEEDLARLQTVQQNQEKSSKILRALLELIFEKGAVQQRELAARMRV; this is translated from the coding sequence ATGGCTCCCCCTTCCCGGAATCGCATCGCGGACATCCTCGTCAAGGCGCGCGTCATCGACGAGTTGCAGCTTCGCAGCGCGCTCGCGTCCCTGGACCAGTGGGGCGGACGCGTGTCGCGCGTCGTCGCGGACCTGGGGCTGGCGTCCGAGGAGACCATCACCCAGGCCATCTGCCAGGGCCTGGGAATGCCGCGCGTGCAGCTGGGCAACCTGACGAAGGACGCCGCCGCGCTCGCGCGCGTGGACGTGGGGCTCGCCGAGCAGAAGGGCGTGTTCCCGGTGCAGCTCAAGGACAACGGGAAGACGCTGGTGCTGGCGATGTCCGACCCCACGGACCTGGCCACGCTGGACCAGGTGGCGGCGCGCAGCCGCGCTCGCGTGATTCCCATGGTGGCGGGCGACCGTGAAATCGAGCACGCCATCCTGCGCCACTACCGCGGCCAGGAGCCGGTGGAGAAGAAGCGCTTCAAGCCCGACACGCGCCAGCAGCAGGCCTCGGACGAGTTCCCGGAGGAGGAGGAGTTCAAGGTCGTCGACATGAGCGGCAAGACGGTGGTCAAGCGCATCAGCGACATCGTCGACCCGAACGCGGCGCCCCCGGCGGCCGCCGCCGCCCCCGCCGCGCGCGCCGCCCCCGCGCCCGCCGCGAGCGCGGGCTCCAGCGCGTCCGACATCCTGGATGAAATCCTCGCGGGCGGCTCGCCCACCTCCGAGTGGACGGAGGAGGACCTCGCCCGCCTGCAGACGGTGCAGCAGAACCAGGAGAAGAGCTCCAAGATCCTCCGCGCCCTGCTGGAGCTCATCTTCGAGAAGGGCGCCGTGCAGCAGCGCGAGCTGGCCGCGCGGATGCGCGTCTGA
- a CDS encoding CPXCG motif-containing cysteine-rich protein — translation MQPFADAAAQMCPYCGEEVEVDVDSLGASAESYVEDCPVCCRPWEVRVTRDEDGAVVTLGRDDD, via the coding sequence ATGCAGCCCTTCGCGGACGCCGCTGCGCAGATGTGCCCGTACTGCGGTGAAGAGGTGGAAGTCGACGTGGACTCACTGGGCGCCTCCGCCGAGTCCTACGTGGAGGATTGCCCCGTCTGCTGCCGGCCCTGGGAGGTGCGGGTGACCCGGGACGAGGACGGCGCGGTCGTCACGCTGGGCCGCGACGACGACTGA
- a CDS encoding Hsp20/alpha crystallin family protein, giving the protein MNARNPYNAAVALPLLRDFDFLFRELASPGVRDNAERTVTPAADILEAESGITLRIDLPGHDAKSIQVKVEDGVLTVRSERKAEAVAEGTTLRRQERATGVAARQFRLPDTVDATRVEARYDNGVLSLTLPRREETKPRVVEVKVQG; this is encoded by the coding sequence CTGAACGCCCGCAATCCCTACAACGCCGCCGTCGCCCTGCCGCTGCTGCGCGACTTCGACTTCCTCTTCCGCGAGCTGGCCTCGCCCGGCGTCCGCGACAACGCGGAGCGCACCGTGACGCCCGCGGCGGACATCCTGGAGGCCGAGTCCGGCATCACGCTGCGCATCGACCTGCCGGGCCATGACGCCAAGTCCATCCAGGTGAAGGTGGAGGATGGCGTGCTGACCGTGCGCTCCGAGCGCAAGGCGGAGGCCGTGGCGGAGGGCACCACCCTGCGACGCCAGGAGCGCGCCACGGGCGTCGCCGCGCGCCAGTTCCGCCTGCCGGACACGGTGGATGCCACCCGCGTGGAGGCGCGCTACGACAACGGCGTGCTGTCCCTCACCCTGCCGCGCCGCGAGGAGACCAAGCCCCGCGTCGTCGAGGTGAAGGTCCAGGGTTGA
- a CDS encoding response regulator gives MASGTMQSEGSTAMTDQLYTTHDISRLLQVDPSTVSKWIDRGILMAFRTPGGHRRVRSTDLRTFLVTHQMPVPEELGSSTVRLLVVDDERPVLDAIKRAFKPHANQVELQTTTSGVEALLLVSEQKPHGMIIDLNMPDIDGIEVCKRIRARKQMEGVRLITMTSNHTPDVVEQSKQAGAVACLAKPLDVTQVMELFRVPLALNTSATRK, from the coding sequence ATGGCTAGTGGAACGATGCAGTCCGAGGGGAGTACGGCGATGACGGACCAGCTCTACACGACGCACGACATCAGTCGGTTGCTTCAGGTGGACCCGTCGACGGTGAGCAAGTGGATTGACCGCGGCATCCTGATGGCCTTCCGCACGCCGGGTGGCCACCGCCGGGTGCGTTCGACCGACCTGCGCACCTTCCTGGTCACCCACCAGATGCCCGTGCCCGAGGAGCTGGGCAGCAGCACGGTGCGCCTGCTTGTCGTGGACGACGAGCGCCCGGTGCTGGACGCCATCAAGCGCGCGTTCAAGCCGCACGCGAACCAGGTGGAGCTTCAGACAACGACGAGCGGCGTGGAGGCGCTGCTGCTGGTGTCGGAGCAGAAGCCGCACGGGATGATCATCGACCTCAACATGCCGGATATCGACGGCATCGAGGTCTGCAAGCGCATCCGCGCTCGCAAGCAGATGGAGGGCGTGCGGCTCATCACCATGACGAGCAATCACACGCCTGACGTCGTGGAGCAGTCCAAGCAGGCCGGCGCGGTGGCGTGCCTGGCGAAGCCGCTGGACGTGACGCAGGTGATGGAGCTGTTCCGGGTGCCGCTGGCGCTCAACACCAGCGCTACCCGCAAGTGA
- a CDS encoding KdsC family phosphatase — protein sequence MQTEAPSKPGKEELTSRASRVRLLVFDVDGVLTDGGLYYGDNGEAMKRFNVKDGHALVMARLVGLPAAILTARTSRIVEARGRELGLAAVFQGRKQKGPALQELLAQLQVPADACAYMGDDLNDLDPMSLSGLSACPADAVPEVRQEAHFVTQNVGGHGAARELVELCLRASGRWDDAVGLMRSTGKRSTS from the coding sequence ATGCAGACGGAAGCGCCTTCCAAGCCGGGCAAGGAAGAGCTGACGTCCCGTGCGTCGCGCGTGCGCTTGCTCGTGTTCGACGTGGACGGCGTCCTCACCGACGGCGGGCTGTATTACGGCGACAACGGCGAGGCGATGAAGCGCTTCAACGTGAAGGACGGCCATGCGCTCGTCATGGCCCGTCTGGTGGGGCTGCCCGCCGCCATCCTCACCGCGCGCACCTCGCGCATCGTGGAGGCGCGCGGGCGCGAGCTGGGCCTGGCCGCGGTCTTCCAGGGCCGCAAGCAGAAGGGCCCTGCCCTCCAGGAGCTGCTCGCCCAGCTCCAGGTGCCCGCGGACGCGTGCGCCTACATGGGCGACGACCTCAACGACCTGGACCCCATGTCGCTCTCCGGGCTTTCCGCCTGTCCGGCGGATGCTGTTCCTGAGGTGCGCCAGGAGGCACACTTCGTTACGCAGAACGTGGGCGGTCACGGAGCCGCCCGGGAGCTGGTCGAGCTGTGCCTCCGTGCCAGTGGCCGTTGGGATGACGCCGTGGGTCTGATGCGAAGCACAGGTAAACGCAGCACGTCGTAG
- the kdsA gene encoding 3-deoxy-8-phosphooctulonate synthase, with amino-acid sequence MSPTPSIQLCGHTVGPGQRLFVIAGPDSIESEEMALRHAHLLKDITTRLGVPYAFKCSYDKANRTSGKSFRGPGLKEGLRILDRVRREVGVPVLTDVHETSHVGPAAEVVDIIQIPAFLCRQTDLVEAVARSGKGVNLKKGQFVAPKDIVHSARKAVETGNPNVLVTERGSSFGYNNLVVDMRGLAQMREAGLVVCMDATHAVQLPSSSDGKTGGERRFVSLLARSAAAAGIDALFTEVHEDPDRALCDGPCSLNPQMFEDVVRDVLSIRRALGHEAG; translated from the coding sequence ATGAGCCCCACGCCCTCCATCCAGCTGTGCGGTCACACCGTCGGCCCCGGCCAGCGCCTCTTCGTCATCGCCGGCCCGGACAGCATCGAGTCCGAGGAGATGGCGCTGCGCCACGCGCACCTGCTCAAGGACATCACCACCCGGCTGGGCGTCCCGTATGCCTTCAAATGTTCCTATGACAAGGCGAACCGGACCAGCGGCAAGTCCTTCCGCGGCCCGGGGCTGAAGGAAGGCCTGCGCATCCTGGACCGCGTGCGACGGGAGGTGGGAGTGCCCGTCCTCACGGACGTCCATGAAACCAGCCACGTCGGGCCAGCCGCTGAAGTCGTGGATATCATCCAGATACCCGCGTTCCTCTGCCGGCAGACGGACTTGGTGGAGGCGGTCGCCCGTTCGGGCAAGGGGGTGAACTTGAAGAAGGGACAGTTCGTGGCCCCCAAGGACATCGTCCACTCGGCGAGGAAGGCCGTGGAGACAGGCAACCCCAACGTGCTCGTCACCGAGCGGGGCTCCTCCTTCGGCTACAACAACCTCGTCGTCGACATGCGCGGCCTCGCCCAGATGCGCGAGGCGGGTCTCGTCGTGTGCATGGACGCCACCCACGCCGTGCAGCTGCCCAGTTCCAGCGACGGGAAGACAGGCGGCGAGCGCAGGTTCGTCTCACTGCTTGCCCGGAGCGCGGCGGCTGCCGGGATTGACGCTTTATTCACAGAAGTCCACGAAGACCCCGACCGTGCCCTGTGTGACGGTCCCTGCTCGCTCAATCCACAGATGTTCGAGGACGTGGTACGAGATGTGCTCAGCATCCGCCGCGCGCTGGGCCACGAAGCAGGTTGA